In Mycobacterium sp. Aquia_216, a genomic segment contains:
- a CDS encoding type I polyketide synthase, giving the protein MSPTEIAIIGLACRLPGASGPRDFWHLVRDGREATELPGDIAEFDADFFNLSPREACAMDPRQRVALELSWELFEDAFLVPENARGERVSIYLGAMSDDYAVLTLRDGADNLDHHSFGGVSRAMIANRISYALGLRGSSMIVDSGQSSSLVAVHLACESLRAGESQLAIAGGIHLNLADETAMLEQEFGAMSASGRTYAFDGRADGYVRAEGAGMVLLKPLSAALRDGNRIRAVIRGSAVGNAGHSSAGQTVPSVSGQADVIRRALAAAGLGSDDIDYVEAHGTGTEVGDPVEVRALGEVFGECRQRPVRVGSVKTNIGHTGGAAGIAGLLKAALAVENAVIPPSLNYDSAAPGNDLKSFGLQVNTTLTAWPAQDRPRRAGVSSFGMGGTNAHVILEQAPPQPAPAEPRQNAPVAWVLSARSEQALANQAARLAAHVVADDLAVTDVAWSLATTRSVFQHRAVLVGSDRLALTTGLTRFTGGDPTAVAGQAGPTGKTVFVFPGQGSQWLGVGRQLYERYPVFTRAFDKAVDALDGQLRSNLRDVIWGVDPALLANTEFAQPALFAIEVAMAELLQSWGIEPDLVMGHSVGEITAAHIAGVLTLDDAARLVAARGRLMAALPAGGVMIAVAAGEDEVTPLLTDGVAIAAVNAQHSVVISGAEAPAGALADRLARRGTRVHRLAVSHAFHSVLVEPMVDEFARLLADIKADQPRIGLVSNVTGQLAGAEYGSAQYWAEHVRRPVRFADGVRLAESLGATVFVEVGPAAGLSAAVEQSLNTEHAAAVATFAADQPEVDALLTAAGRLFAYGTTVDWAAVLGGLGGRRVELPTYGFARQRFWLGSRGDVPVPVDRAADLAELLRALAPEEQRGRLVNLVCTHAATVLGHPSGGDIDVDRAFQDIGFESLTGVELRNRLKVATGLALPRTLIFDFPSPSALADHLRRQLLHEDRDESDDDEMWSALRKIPLRELRRTGLLDKLLLLAGESEMALDEPAVSNDTIDSLSPDALIAMALESDKADDAE; this is encoded by the coding sequence ATGTCACCTACCGAGATAGCGATCATCGGCCTTGCCTGCAGATTGCCCGGCGCCTCCGGCCCGCGTGACTTCTGGCATCTCGTACGTGACGGACGGGAAGCAACCGAATTACCCGGGGATATCGCCGAGTTCGACGCCGACTTCTTCAACCTGTCGCCCCGCGAGGCCTGCGCGATGGACCCACGTCAGCGGGTTGCGCTCGAATTGTCCTGGGAACTCTTCGAGGACGCATTTTTGGTGCCGGAAAACGCGCGTGGCGAACGGGTTTCGATATACCTGGGCGCGATGTCCGACGACTACGCGGTCCTGACTCTGCGTGACGGCGCGGACAACCTCGACCATCACTCGTTCGGCGGCGTCAGCCGCGCCATGATCGCCAACAGGATCTCGTATGCCCTCGGGCTACGGGGCTCCAGCATGATCGTGGATTCCGGGCAGTCGTCGTCACTGGTCGCGGTGCACCTCGCCTGTGAAAGTCTGCGCGCGGGGGAGTCGCAGCTGGCGATTGCCGGTGGGATCCACCTCAACCTGGCCGACGAAACCGCCATGCTCGAGCAGGAATTCGGTGCGATGTCGGCGTCCGGCCGTACTTACGCGTTCGATGGGCGCGCCGATGGCTACGTGCGGGCCGAAGGTGCCGGCATGGTGCTGTTGAAGCCGTTGAGTGCCGCGCTGCGGGACGGAAACAGAATCCGCGCCGTGATCCGGGGCAGCGCGGTCGGCAATGCGGGGCACAGCTCCGCCGGCCAAACCGTGCCGTCGGTATCGGGACAAGCCGACGTGATCCGCCGCGCGCTCGCCGCTGCGGGCCTCGGCAGCGACGATATCGACTACGTCGAGGCACACGGCACCGGAACCGAAGTCGGCGATCCGGTCGAGGTGCGGGCGCTGGGTGAAGTCTTCGGCGAGTGCCGGCAACGTCCGGTGCGGGTCGGATCGGTGAAAACCAACATCGGCCACACCGGCGGCGCGGCGGGAATCGCGGGCTTGCTCAAAGCGGCATTGGCGGTCGAAAATGCCGTGATCCCACCAAGTCTCAACTACGACAGCGCGGCCCCCGGCAACGACCTGAAAAGCTTTGGGTTGCAGGTCAATACCACCTTGACGGCATGGCCGGCGCAGGACCGGCCGCGCCGGGCCGGGGTGTCGTCGTTCGGAATGGGTGGGACGAATGCGCATGTGATCCTCGAGCAGGCCCCCCCACAGCCGGCACCGGCCGAACCGCGACAGAACGCCCCGGTGGCATGGGTGCTGTCGGCGCGTTCGGAACAGGCCTTGGCCAACCAGGCTGCACGGTTGGCGGCCCACGTCGTCGCCGACGATCTGGCGGTGACGGATGTGGCATGGTCGCTGGCCACCACCCGTTCGGTCTTCCAGCATCGCGCGGTACTGGTAGGTAGTGATCGCCTCGCTCTCACAACGGGTTTGACGCGGTTCACCGGCGGCGACCCGACCGCGGTCGCCGGGCAGGCCGGACCAACCGGCAAAACGGTGTTCGTGTTCCCCGGCCAAGGCTCCCAATGGCTGGGGGTGGGACGCCAACTCTACGAACGGTATCCGGTATTCACCCGAGCTTTCGACAAGGCCGTCGACGCGTTGGACGGCCAGCTGCGATCGAATTTGCGTGACGTCATCTGGGGTGTCGACCCGGCGCTGCTGGCGAATACCGAGTTCGCTCAGCCGGCGCTTTTTGCCATCGAGGTGGCAATGGCGGAATTGCTGCAAAGCTGGGGAATCGAGCCGGATCTGGTGATGGGCCATTCGGTGGGGGAGATCACCGCCGCCCATATCGCGGGCGTGCTGACGCTTGACGATGCCGCGCGGCTCGTCGCGGCCCGCGGCCGTTTGATGGCGGCATTGCCGGCCGGCGGCGTGATGATCGCCGTGGCCGCCGGCGAGGACGAGGTGACGCCGTTGCTCACCGACGGTGTCGCGATCGCGGCGGTCAATGCCCAGCATTCCGTGGTGATTTCGGGTGCCGAGGCGCCGGCGGGCGCCCTGGCTGACCGGTTGGCACGGCGGGGGACGCGGGTGCATCGGTTGGCGGTGTCGCACGCGTTTCACTCGGTGTTGGTAGAACCCATGGTCGACGAGTTCGCTCGCCTGCTGGCCGACATCAAGGCAGACCAGCCGCGGATTGGCTTGGTGTCCAACGTGACTGGGCAGCTCGCCGGTGCCGAATACGGATCGGCTCAGTATTGGGCTGAACATGTGCGCCGGCCGGTGCGATTTGCCGATGGTGTGCGGTTGGCGGAGTCGCTGGGAGCCACCGTGTTCGTCGAGGTGGGCCCCGCCGCCGGCTTGAGTGCGGCAGTGGAGCAATCACTGAACACCGAGCATGCCGCCGCGGTGGCAACGTTTGCCGCCGACCAGCCAGAAGTCGACGCGCTGTTGACGGCGGCCGGCCGGCTATTCGCCTACGGCACGACGGTTGATTGGGCGGCCGTTCTCGGTGGACTGGGTGGGCGCCGAGTCGAGTTGCCGACATACGGCTTTGCCCGGCAACGGTTTTGGTTGGGATCAAGGGGAGATGTGCCGGTTCCGGTGGATCGGGCGGCGGACCTGGCCGAGCTGCTGCGCGCACTGGCCCCCGAGGAGCAGCGCGGCCGGCTGGTGAACTTGGTGTGCACCCACGCGGCGACCGTGTTGGGGCACCCGAGCGGCGGTGACATTGATGTCGACCGTGCCTTTCAAGACATCGGCTTTGAATCACTCACCGGCGTCGAACTTCGCAATCGGCTTAAAGTCGCGACGGGGCTGGCCCTGCCGCGCACGCTGATCTTCGACTTTCCCAGCCCGTCAGCGCTGGCCGATCACCTGCGTCGGCAACTGTTGCACGAGGACCGCGACGAATCCGATGACGACGAGATGTGGTCGGCGCTGAGAAAAATTCCGCTGCGCGAACTTCGGCGAACGGGGCTGCTCGACAAACTATTGCTGCTGGCCGGTGAGTCCGAGATGGCACTTGACGAGCCAGCGGTGAGTAACGACACCATCGATTCGTTGAGCCCCGATGCGCTG